Proteins encoded within one genomic window of Desulfonatronospira thiodismutans ASO3-1:
- a CDS encoding glycosyltransferase: MTGLQWIVFVGRFVPAKGLDLLLEAFRQITGKTAAHLVLLGEGPLRPRLESMTRELGLAGRVHFSGFQENPLPWMREATLLALPSRHEGLPTVLIEALACGTQIVATDCPGCSAEILEGVKHGQLVPVDNPTALAQAMLRTLNGTFHVPPKMPKAWAEDFIVENAAKQYMDTLLGKI, encoded by the coding sequence ATGACTGGCCTGCAGTGGATCGTCTTTGTCGGCCGGTTCGTCCCGGCCAAGGGGCTGGACTTGCTCCTGGAAGCCTTCCGGCAGATCACGGGCAAGACCGCGGCGCACCTGGTCCTGCTGGGCGAAGGCCCGCTCAGGCCGAGGCTGGAATCCATGACCCGGGAGCTGGGGCTGGCCGGGCGGGTGCATTTTTCCGGGTTCCAGGAGAACCCCCTGCCCTGGATGCGCGAGGCAACGCTGCTGGCCCTGCCTTCCCGGCATGAAGGGCTGCCCACTGTACTCATCGAGGCCCTGGCCTGCGGCACCCAGATCGTGGCCACGGACTGCCCCGGCTGCTCGGCGGAGATCCTGGAAGGCGTCAAACACGGCCAACTCGTACCGGTGGACAACCCCACAGCCCTGGCCCAGGCCATGCTGCGCACCCTCAACGGTACTTTTCATGTGCCCCCCAAAATGCCCAAGGCCTGGGCCGAGGATTTCATCGTTGAAAATGCCGCAAAGCAGTATATGGACACCCTACTTGGCAAAATATAA
- a CDS encoding HEPN domain-containing protein, with protein MINDKNIMELCRYRLQQAEETLSEARILIDSGYCRGALNRSYYAMFYALQVLITQNKVKLSKHSGVISYFDREYVKTGIKKGFCKNRPDRNQGALNLF; from the coding sequence ATGATCAATGATAAAAACATTATGGAACTTTGCAGGTATCGTTTGCAACAAGCTGAAGAAACACTTTCAGAGGCTAGAATTCTGATTGATTCTGGATATTGCCGTGGAGCTTTGAACAGATCCTATTATGCTATGTTTTATGCATTGCAGGTTCTTATAACACAAAACAAGGTCAAGTTGTCAAAGCATAGTGGAGTTATATCTTATTTTGATCGCGAATATGTCAAGACAGGAATAAAAAAAGGCTTCTGTAAGAACCGGCCAGACAGAAATCAGGGGGCCCTTAACCTCTTTTAG
- a CDS encoding metallophosphoesterase — protein sequence MLFILAFFLVYLGMHCFTWARFAAQFEFSSRVRRGGFRLCLLLALSPIAAHLIPLSWPEPLVYLIWQIVFTWLGVIFYLFLLQLALFVLQLMVWPVRVRISPGLSRAAAFAIITVTILTVGWGFMEAAGPVRVTEYEISSPKIGNDLRVVFLSDTHLGVQKSMQRVKDLKSLVHDQDPDLIILGGDILNDHLEWLQEEARIMQGMQAGLGKYAVLGNHEFYAGADDSRDFFARAGFTLLEDETEKLSETNIEIIGVSDPAPHGRFRQHQENVTKQLTRRLDPDKYNILVSHRPWGFEIARDAGVDLHLAGHTHKGQIFPFRFFVRLKYDHVYGIRRSNDSSLIVTSGAGSWGPPIRVLAPPEIVLVKISPGVSV from the coding sequence ATGCTTTTCATCCTGGCCTTTTTCCTGGTCTACCTGGGCATGCACTGCTTCACCTGGGCGCGCTTCGCCGCGCAGTTCGAATTCTCTTCAAGAGTCAGGCGCGGTGGCTTCCGGCTTTGCCTGCTACTGGCGCTCAGCCCCATAGCCGCCCATCTCATCCCCTTGTCCTGGCCCGAACCACTGGTATATCTTATATGGCAGATTGTCTTTACCTGGCTGGGAGTGATATTTTACCTCTTTTTGCTCCAGCTTGCCCTTTTTGTTCTGCAGCTTATGGTCTGGCCTGTAAGGGTCAGGATCAGCCCCGGGCTTTCCCGGGCAGCAGCCTTTGCAATCATCACCGTAACCATTCTAACCGTGGGCTGGGGATTTATGGAGGCAGCAGGTCCGGTGCGGGTAACAGAGTACGAAATATCTTCGCCAAAAATTGGCAATGATCTGCGGGTAGTCTTTCTGTCGGACACCCATCTGGGGGTGCAGAAGTCCATGCAGCGGGTCAAGGACCTCAAAAGCCTTGTCCATGATCAGGACCCGGACCTGATCATCCTGGGCGGGGATATATTAAACGACCACCTGGAATGGCTGCAGGAAGAAGCCCGCATCATGCAGGGCATGCAGGCCGGCCTTGGCAAGTACGCAGTCCTTGGCAACCACGAATTTTATGCCGGAGCGGATGATTCCAGGGACTTTTTTGCCAGGGCCGGGTTCACCCTGCTGGAGGACGAGACAGAAAAGCTCTCAGAGACAAATATAGAAATCATCGGGGTCAGCGACCCGGCACCCCACGGGAGATTCAGGCAGCACCAGGAAAACGTCACTAAGCAATTGACCAGAAGGCTGGACCCGGACAAATACAACATCCTGGTCAGTCACCGTCCCTGGGGATTCGAAATCGCCCGGGACGCCGGGGTGGACCTGCACCTGGCCGGGCATACCCACAAGGGGCAAATTTTTCCTTTCCGCTTCTTTGTCCGGCTCAAGTACGATCACGTCTACGGCATTCGCCGTTCAAACGACTCATCCCTGATAGTCACCAGCGGGGCCGGCAGCTGGGGTCCGCCCATCCGCGTCCTGGCCCCGCCGGAAATCGTCCTGGTAAAAATAAGCCCCGGCGTATCTGTTTAG
- a CDS encoding type IV toxin-antitoxin system AbiEi family antitoxin domain-containing protein, with amino-acid sequence MSIQQSIQKKIDRVAPGKIITYRNLSDLHDACPSAVAKGMERLVRKGVLVRQRPGVFYKPEHGRFGPLALQESEILRQFMFEDGRLTGYLSGPDAFRALGITTQVANTVTIATPRNRRGVELEGLSIRFIQSRVKTIQQGDIPKLQLLDAMSRIRKVPDVDIDEAVKKMIAILADYSDKDRERVFLLAKKYGPRVKALLGAILQDIGRDDLAMQLKSRLNPSTAYKIGVSADVLPNKAEWSIS; translated from the coding sequence ATGAGCATACAGCAGTCAATCCAGAAAAAAATTGACAGGGTTGCGCCAGGAAAAATCATTACCTACAGGAACTTGTCGGACTTGCATGATGCCTGTCCCAGCGCGGTTGCCAAGGGCATGGAACGCCTGGTGCGGAAAGGGGTGTTGGTTCGGCAAAGGCCTGGGGTCTTTTACAAGCCCGAACATGGGCGGTTTGGGCCGTTAGCCTTGCAAGAGTCGGAAATACTCAGGCAGTTCATGTTTGAAGACGGCCGCTTGACAGGGTATCTTTCCGGTCCGGACGCTTTTCGCGCCCTGGGGATAACCACGCAGGTCGCCAATACCGTCACCATCGCCACTCCCAGAAATCGCAGGGGGGTCGAACTGGAAGGTTTGTCCATTCGTTTTATCCAGAGCAGAGTAAAGACCATACAGCAAGGCGATATCCCCAAGCTGCAGCTCCTGGATGCCATGAGCCGGATAAGGAAGGTGCCGGATGTGGATATTGATGAAGCGGTGAAAAAGATGATCGCAATCCTGGCTGACTATTCTGACAAGGATAGGGAGCGTGTTTTTCTGTTGGCGAAAAAGTATGGGCCTCGGGTAAAAGCCCTGTTGGGTGCCATATTGCAAGATATTGGAAGGGACGACCTGGCAATGCAGCTGAAGTCACGCCTGAATCCCTCCACTGCATACAAGATCGGGGTCAGCGCTGATGTGCTGCCGAACAAGGCAGAGTGGTCCATATCATGA
- a CDS encoding ATP-binding protein — MKAYFISMEHTSNNQNSAVKQQPRLSRLNPANWSLQNKFMLGSAVIMLMCCLVAAIAIYYHQKKELEAQALARSELVMAGVEASRKYVREELRPRMYELMGEDHFVREAMSTSYVGRAVMDRFAPELPGVRYRRVALNARNPEYEANIIEQDMIDYFRKNPEAEEWQGIVDHDGYAHFQRFKPVVFESECLHCHGRPEDAPRELLEMYGSEHGFGRSPGEIAGVVSIDMPVQEALSQVKERAVSVFVVVFVALSLIFAAMGILFNRIVITSLRGLLKDFQEATGTQPGDHGRDELGRLGAGFDSIMQELHDSRSKLQNWNRTLEEEIARVRQDLENTQERLVHNEKLAALGRLTANITHAIRNPLTAMGGFARRLEKTAQKDKEREYAGIILKEMRRLEEILNDIVVFSQDRCCTDFELHNPREVLQEYLEEHRDQITGQHIEVLFDIAPDLPRILMDRKKIHLILDNLISNSMHAMPQGGQIHITAGSSRAQNGQDLVKISLTDTGPGLPEQVLAVLFEPFTTTKDHSLGTGLGLPLCKKIMEEHDGWIEGENLPDKGAAFYLYFPLPPENQA, encoded by the coding sequence ATGAAGGCTTATTTCATATCCATGGAACACACCAGCAATAACCAGAACTCTGCTGTGAAGCAGCAACCCCGGCTCAGCAGGCTGAACCCCGCCAACTGGAGCTTGCAGAACAAGTTTATGCTGGGCTCGGCTGTAATCATGCTCATGTGCTGCCTCGTGGCGGCCATTGCCATTTATTACCATCAAAAAAAGGAACTGGAAGCCCAGGCCCTGGCCCGGTCCGAACTGGTCATGGCCGGGGTGGAAGCCAGCAGGAAGTATGTCCGTGAAGAACTGCGGCCCAGAATGTATGAACTCATGGGGGAGGATCATTTCGTACGCGAGGCCATGTCCACCTCCTACGTGGGCCGTGCGGTCATGGACAGATTCGCCCCGGAACTGCCGGGGGTGCGCTACCGCAGGGTGGCCTTGAATGCCCGCAACCCCGAGTACGAAGCCAATATTATTGAACAGGACATGATCGACTATTTCCGTAAAAACCCTGAAGCAGAAGAGTGGCAGGGCATTGTTGATCATGACGGATACGCCCATTTTCAGCGTTTCAAGCCGGTTGTATTTGAGAGCGAATGTCTGCATTGCCATGGTCGGCCTGAGGATGCTCCCAGAGAACTACTGGAAATGTACGGCTCAGAACATGGCTTCGGTCGGAGTCCAGGGGAGATTGCCGGTGTAGTTTCCATTGACATGCCGGTGCAGGAAGCCCTTTCCCAGGTAAAGGAGAGGGCGGTTTCAGTTTTTGTGGTGGTCTTTGTAGCCCTGTCCCTGATATTTGCAGCCATGGGGATACTTTTCAACCGCATAGTGATAACCAGCCTGCGTGGTCTGCTGAAGGACTTTCAGGAAGCAACAGGAACCCAGCCCGGAGATCACGGCCGGGACGAACTGGGCAGGCTGGGTGCCGGATTTGACAGCATAATGCAGGAACTTCACGATTCCCGGTCCAAACTGCAGAACTGGAACAGGACCCTGGAGGAGGAGATCGCCAGGGTCAGACAGGACCTGGAAAACACCCAGGAACGCCTGGTGCACAATGAAAAACTGGCTGCCCTGGGCAGGCTTACCGCCAACATCACCCACGCCATCCGCAATCCCCTGACCGCCATGGGCGGATTTGCCAGGCGGCTGGAAAAGACCGCCCAGAAGGACAAAGAACGCGAGTACGCTGGAATTATACTAAAGGAAATGCGCCGTCTGGAAGAGATCCTGAACGATATAGTGGTCTTTTCCCAGGACAGGTGCTGCACGGACTTTGAACTGCACAATCCCCGGGAGGTCCTCCAGGAATATCTGGAAGAACACCGGGACCAGATCACCGGACAACATATTGAAGTCCTTTTTGATATTGCACCAGACCTCCCCCGGATTCTCATGGACCGGAAAAAAATCCATCTGATCCTGGACAACCTCATCAGCAATTCCATGCACGCCATGCCTCAGGGAGGTCAAATCCACATCACCGCCGGCAGCTCCAGGGCACAAAATGGTCAGGACCTGGTGAAAATAAGCCTGACCGATACCGGCCCCGGCCTGCCTGAGCAGGTCCTGGCAGTACTCTTTGAGCCCTTCACCACCACCAAGGACCACTCTCTGGGCACCGGCCTGGGCCTGCCCCTGTGCAAAAAAATCATGGAGGAACATGATGGTTGGATAGAAGGCGAAAACCTCCCGGACAAAGGCGCGGCCTTTTATCTATATTTTCCATTGCCCCCGGAAAACCAGGCCTGA
- a CDS encoding TVP38/TMEM64 family protein produces MPVITTEDPVNGYVLSVHHEGKQNKIIILALLAVLLAGNLFFIFKGLPFDLEWLQANQKTIEALSSEYFLASILLFVLLRFVFAVVSIPGTGVLTIAGGAVFGVWLGSLLAALAVGCGVTVVFLMSRYALKDYVRSRFESYTGYIEKGMQEYGTGFLFMLRIIEVAPSFVINSVFAFTDMRVKTFFLVSLAGFLPGIFIFANAGSRLAQIDAMSCLMSTGVMLSLAVTIQGVLGGD; encoded by the coding sequence GTGCCAGTAATCACTACCGAGGATCCCGTGAATGGTTACGTTTTATCGGTGCACCATGAAGGCAAGCAGAACAAAATCATCATACTGGCCTTGCTGGCTGTATTGCTGGCTGGGAACCTCTTTTTTATATTCAAGGGCCTGCCTTTTGACCTGGAGTGGCTCCAGGCCAATCAAAAAACCATAGAAGCTCTCAGCAGCGAATACTTTCTGGCTTCCATTCTGCTATTTGTGCTCCTGCGCTTTGTTTTTGCCGTGGTGTCCATACCTGGAACCGGAGTGCTGACGATTGCCGGAGGAGCTGTTTTCGGCGTATGGCTGGGATCCCTGCTTGCAGCCCTTGCAGTGGGGTGCGGGGTGACAGTGGTTTTCTTGATGAGCCGATATGCCCTCAAAGATTATGTCCGCAGTAGATTTGAAAGTTATACCGGATACATAGAAAAGGGCATGCAGGAATACGGTACTGGTTTTCTTTTTATGCTCAGAATCATCGAAGTGGCACCCTCTTTTGTAATAAATTCTGTTTTTGCCTTCACTGATATGAGGGTCAAGACCTTCTTCCTGGTCAGCCTGGCTGGATTTCTGCCCGGTATATTTATTTTCGCCAATGCCGGCAGCCGTCTTGCACAGATTGACGCAATGTCGTGTTTAATGAGCACCGGAGTTATGCTTTCCCTGGCTGTAACCATTCAGGGGGTACTCGGTGGTGACTAA
- a CDS encoding ribbon-helix-helix protein, CopG family, translating into MTLSVRLDENTRHKLQKTAEALRVTRTEVVRRSLQEYCERTLKEIEQSPYELIKDLAGSAASGQGDLSTRGEEIMRRRFGRNQ; encoded by the coding sequence ATGACGTTAAGCGTTCGGCTGGACGAAAACACCAGGCACAAACTGCAAAAGACAGCTGAAGCTCTGCGTGTTACCAGGACCGAAGTAGTTCGCAGGTCGCTTCAAGAATACTGTGAAAGAACTCTCAAAGAAATCGAGCAAAGCCCCTACGAACTGATCAAAGATCTGGCCGGATCTGCAGCCAGCGGGCAAGGCGATCTTTCTACCCGGGGAGAGGAAATTATGCGCAGGCGCTTTGGGAGAAACCAATGA
- a CDS encoding glycosyltransferase family 1 protein codes for MDAFAERINTLAETHSCEAREIGEYNRDKVEQMFTLERMVREYEDLFQQVLEKKRQG; via the coding sequence GTGGATGCCTTTGCCGAAAGGATTAACACCCTGGCCGAAACCCACAGTTGCGAAGCGAGGGAAATAGGCGAATACAACCGGGACAAAGTGGAGCAGATGTTTACCCTGGAGCGGATGGTCCGGGAATATGAGGATTTGTTCCAGCAGGTACTGGAAAAGAAAAGACAAGGGTGA
- a CDS encoding PIN domain-containing protein, translating to MKDKTFLDTNIFVYAIDSSGREKAKSQKARKVINEYVANMNGVISTQVMQEFFVVATCKITKKLSVDQALEYMRCISVLEIVYPDENMVFAAARKVKKYQMSFWDAMIIQSAQVSGCYFLLSEDLQHGSEVGGVKIINPFA from the coding sequence ATGAAAGATAAGACATTCCTGGATACAAATATTTTTGTATACGCCATTGACTCGTCTGGCAGAGAAAAAGCCAAGAGCCAAAAGGCCAGAAAGGTTATAAATGAGTATGTGGCCAACATGAACGGGGTCATCAGTACCCAGGTGATGCAGGAGTTTTTTGTTGTTGCCACATGCAAGATCACTAAAAAACTTTCAGTGGACCAGGCTCTGGAGTATATGCGCTGTATTTCAGTTTTAGAGATTGTATATCCTGATGAAAATATGGTTTTTGCAGCGGCACGAAAAGTAAAAAAGTATCAGATGTCATTCTGGGATGCCATGATTATCCAGTCAGCCCAGGTATCAGGCTGCTATTTCCTTCTTTCTGAAGATCTTCAGCATGGCTCGGAAGTCGGCGGCGTAAAAATCATCAATCCATTTGCTTAA
- a CDS encoding BrnT family toxin, whose product MGLLFEWDSKKARLNLKRHGVSFDEASTAFHDPLSQTVEDPLHPGNEERFVLIGRSIQGRLLVIVHMDRGERIQIISARLATNNERVRYEENE is encoded by the coding sequence ATGGGGTTATTATTCGAATGGGATTCAAAGAAGGCGCGATTGAACCTCAAAAGGCACGGCGTGTCTTTTGACGAAGCAAGCACGGCATTCCACGACCCTTTATCACAGACAGTTGAAGATCCCTTGCATCCTGGAAACGAGGAACGCTTTGTCCTGATTGGGCGATCAATTCAAGGGCGGCTCCTGGTTATCGTCCATATGGACAGGGGGGAGCGAATACAAATCATCAGCGCCAGATTGGCTACAAACAACGAGAGGGTAAGGTATGAAGAGAATGAATAA
- a CDS encoding DUF1566 domain-containing protein has product MTLNIIRTGLGKCYDVYGREIPCHGTGQDAAFRLGVAWPSSRFVSLSKNRVRDELTNLEWTLKANFFDFPLTWQQALDEVKEMNREGFDGYNDWRLPNRREIRSVISHGQRKPALPAGHPFTDVFLGWYWTSTSSALAPAYAWYVHLEGARMFYGGKEQRYLAWPVRGNSRHIPCTGQTECFNTRGEVIECAGTGQDPDISAGQPWPVPRFSRQGREITDHLTGLIWLDPGESAGRAVSWQQALDTVQQLKGDSEWRLPNINELESLVDASAHSPALPEEHPFTDLLDGYWSSTTSFFEPDWAYALYLKKGAVGVGFKPDSGFYVWPVRSLDRG; this is encoded by the coding sequence ATGACTTTGAATATAATTCGGACCGGCCTGGGAAAATGTTATGATGTTTACGGCAGGGAAATACCCTGCCATGGCACCGGACAGGACGCGGCCTTTAGACTCGGGGTTGCGTGGCCATCTTCCAGGTTTGTTTCATTAAGCAAGAACCGTGTACGCGATGAACTGACCAACCTTGAATGGACCCTCAAGGCCAATTTTTTTGATTTTCCCCTGACCTGGCAGCAGGCCCTGGATGAAGTAAAGGAGATGAACAGGGAGGGCTTTGACGGATACAATGACTGGAGACTACCCAACAGAAGAGAGATACGTTCCGTTATTTCCCACGGACAAAGAAAGCCGGCCCTTCCGGCAGGCCATCCTTTTACTGATGTATTCCTGGGGTGGTACTGGACTTCCACCTCTTCGGCCCTGGCCCCGGCATATGCCTGGTATGTGCATCTGGAAGGGGCAAGGATGTTTTACGGTGGCAAAGAGCAGCGCTACCTGGCCTGGCCGGTGCGGGGCAACTCCCGGCACATTCCCTGCACCGGGCAGACAGAGTGCTTTAACACCCGGGGAGAGGTGATAGAATGCGCCGGGACCGGGCAGGACCCGGATATATCAGCCGGGCAGCCCTGGCCTGTGCCGCGCTTCAGCAGGCAGGGCCGGGAGATAACGGATCACCTGACGGGATTGATCTGGCTTGATCCGGGAGAATCTGCAGGCAGGGCCGTAAGCTGGCAACAGGCTCTGGATACTGTACAACAATTAAAAGGGGACAGTGAGTGGCGGCTGCCCAATATCAACGAACTGGAATCCCTGGTGGATGCCTCCGCCCATTCACCGGCCCTGCCTGAGGAACATCCGTTTACGGATCTGCTGGACGGGTACTGGTCTTCAACCACCAGTTTTTTTGAGCCGGACTGGGCTTACGCCTTATACCTGAAGAAAGGGGCTGTGGGGGTGGGCTTCAAGCCGGACTCCGGATTTTATGTCTGGCCGGTGCGCAGTCTGGACAGGGGGTAG
- a CDS encoding nucleotidyl transferase AbiEii/AbiGii toxin family protein produces the protein MRLHEDKDLFVDVVRASAWKYAMRAVYIEKDYWATYALKNVFTSPVKESVVFKGGTSLSKVYGIIDRFSEDVDLALVTIQGADTGHGDSPALIF, from the coding sequence ATGAGACTGCATGAGGACAAGGACCTGTTTGTCGATGTGGTCAGGGCCAGCGCCTGGAAGTATGCCATGCGTGCAGTGTATATCGAAAAAGACTACTGGGCAACGTATGCCTTGAAAAATGTATTTACATCACCGGTCAAGGAGAGTGTTGTCTTCAAGGGCGGAACATCCTTGTCAAAGGTATATGGGATTATCGACAGGTTTTCTGAAGATGTGGATCTGGCGCTTGTAACCATTCAGGGGGCAGATACCGGCCATGGGGACAGTCCCGCACTTATTTTTTGA
- a CDS encoding ArsR/SmtB family transcription factor produces MANPQELADMFKVLATPARVRILQLLKNECLCVNALARELEITPASVSQHLRVLRDSGLVRGRKHGYYVHYEVDMENLHRWKTSAQLFLTAPLDRMPELKSKISNQK; encoded by the coding sequence ATGGCCAACCCCCAGGAACTTGCAGATATGTTCAAAGTGCTGGCAACACCTGCCAGAGTGCGTATTTTGCAGCTACTTAAAAATGAATGTCTGTGCGTTAATGCGCTGGCCAGGGAGCTGGAAATCACTCCCGCCAGTGTATCACAGCACTTGCGGGTCCTGCGGGACAGCGGGCTGGTACGGGGGAGAAAACACGGTTATTATGTGCACTATGAGGTAGACATGGAAAACCTGCACAGGTGGAAAACATCGGCACAACTGTTTTTAACCGCCCCACTGGATAGAATGCCTGAGCTGAAGAGTAAAATTTCAAACCAGAAATAA
- a CDS encoding Fic family protein: MKRDLTGTYYSTAAGGEKVRAFIPDPLPPLPPLSMDGETLNLMADAALALGRLSNLRLAPDYNLFLYQYVRKEAVLSSKIEGTQSTLVDLLAHEDDDIPGVPLDDVLEVSNYVKAVEYGKKRLLEDRFPVSSRLIKEIHAVLLTGGRGSDKTPGEFKRTQNWIGGTRPGNAAFVPTPPHEIQRCMGELDKFIHDRGHGLHTLVTAGLAHVQFETIHPFLDGNGRIGRMLVPLLLMQEGILDEPCLYLSLYLKRFREEYYARLQAVRMQGDWEGWMKFFLQGVIASARDAVSAAERIMAIYHEDRGHILDQGKSTKAVMRVHECILQRQAANPKKIAALSGLSQPSVMTALRVLESLAIVKESTGRQRNTRYHYIRTCKILNDEIGMF, translated from the coding sequence ATGAAACGTGATCTCACAGGAACATACTATTCCACAGCAGCAGGTGGAGAAAAGGTCCGCGCCTTTATTCCAGACCCGCTGCCGCCGCTTCCTCCTTTGTCCATGGATGGCGAGACCCTCAATCTTATGGCGGACGCAGCCCTTGCTCTGGGACGTTTGAGCAACCTGCGCCTTGCCCCGGATTACAATCTCTTCCTGTACCAGTATGTGCGTAAGGAAGCAGTCCTTTCTTCGAAGATCGAAGGTACGCAATCCACCCTGGTCGACCTTTTGGCTCATGAGGATGATGATATTCCAGGCGTCCCTCTGGATGACGTGCTGGAGGTCAGCAATTATGTCAAGGCTGTGGAGTACGGGAAGAAAAGGTTGCTGGAAGACCGGTTTCCTGTATCATCTCGGCTTATCAAGGAAATCCATGCTGTTTTGTTGACCGGGGGGCGCGGCAGCGACAAGACGCCGGGTGAGTTCAAGCGTACTCAGAACTGGATTGGGGGGACACGCCCCGGCAACGCCGCATTCGTCCCGACTCCCCCGCACGAAATCCAGAGATGCATGGGTGAGCTGGACAAGTTCATTCACGACCGGGGCCATGGCTTGCACACACTGGTTACAGCCGGATTGGCCCATGTACAATTCGAGACCATCCATCCTTTTCTAGACGGCAACGGGCGAATCGGCCGGATGCTGGTACCGCTTCTGCTCATGCAGGAGGGTATTCTTGATGAACCCTGTCTTTATCTCAGCCTGTATTTGAAAAGGTTTCGAGAGGAATACTATGCCCGCCTGCAGGCAGTGCGCATGCAGGGCGACTGGGAAGGCTGGATGAAGTTTTTTCTTCAAGGCGTAATTGCCTCGGCTCGTGATGCTGTGTCGGCGGCAGAACGGATCATGGCGATTTATCATGAAGATCGCGGCCATATCCTTGACCAGGGAAAATCAACAAAGGCGGTCATGCGCGTGCATGAATGCATTCTCCAGCGCCAGGCGGCCAATCCCAAAAAAATTGCCGCACTTTCCGGATTGTCCCAGCCCTCGGTCATGACAGCCCTGCGCGTGCTGGAATCATTGGCTATTGTGAAGGAATCAACCGGGCGTCAGAGAAACACCCGTTATCATTATATTCGAACCTGCAAAATCCTGAATGATGAAATCGGGATGTTTTAA
- a CDS encoding glycosyltransferase, with product MSLAAEKNDDHLHIIRAKSGDQEGLGLVIVEAMGCGCPVIASDIPAVHDTVIHNQTGILVRLGDPEVLARTVAGILDHPDQRSNMAKTAILKVLEKFDRDITAGKYLELFSNH from the coding sequence ATGTCATTGGCCGCAGAAAAGAACGACGATCATCTTCACATTATCAGGGCAAAAAGCGGCGACCAGGAAGGCCTGGGCCTGGTCATTGTGGAGGCCATGGGCTGCGGATGTCCGGTAATTGCATCAGATATCCCGGCTGTTCATGACACGGTTATCCATAACCAGACCGGCATTCTGGTCCGACTGGGAGATCCGGAGGTCCTGGCCCGGACAGTAGCTGGAATACTTGATCATCCGGATCAGCGTTCGAATATGGCCAAAACAGCCATATTAAAAGTTCTGGAGAAGTTTGACCGGGATATTACGGCTGGTAAATATCTAGAACTATTTAGTAATCATTAA
- a CDS encoding nucleotidyltransferase domain-containing protein, with translation MQGDGTSILMKLAEKVRNKYPQARVWLFGSHARGTATKESDLDICVVLPEVHPDDRLAVSDMAWEIGFDCDVHVSTIVVSERNFEEGPVSSSPLVETIRTEGIAA, from the coding sequence ATGCAAGGTGATGGTACATCAATATTGATGAAATTAGCAGAAAAAGTACGCAATAAATATCCTCAGGCCCGTGTCTGGCTCTTTGGTTCTCATGCCAGAGGTACTGCAACCAAGGAATCAGACCTGGATATATGTGTGGTTCTTCCAGAGGTTCATCCGGATGATCGTCTTGCTGTCAGTGATATGGCCTGGGAAATTGGTTTTGACTGCGATGTGCATGTTTCTACAATTGTTGTATCGGAAAGGAATTTTGAAGAAGGACCGGTCTCATCGAGTCCATTGGTGGAAACTATTCGCACTGAAGGAATAGCTGCATGA